GCTGGCGATCGGCGCCCCGCTGGAGGCGTCGGCGGCCACCACGGTCGGACGGCTGACCGACGAGAGCGGCTTCTTCCGCCAATGGGCCGAGATCGCCCATGCGCGCGGGGTGCGAACGCTCTATCCCAATCTCGATTTCGACATGGAGGCGCTGCTGATCGCCGGTCCCGACCTCGTGGTCGGCTCCTCCACCGGGGCGGACAGCCTGCTGCCCTATCTCGCCGAGATCGAGGCGCAGGGGCTTCCGACGCTCGTCCTCGATTATTCGAAGACGAGCTGGCAGTCCCTTGCCCGCATCCTTGGCCGCGCCACCGGACACGAGGCCGGGGCCGACACCGCGATCGCCGAGTTCGACCGCCGGGCGGCGCAGGCGGCGGCGCGGCTGGGCCCAAGCGGGCGGGCGGTCAGCATCGTTGGCTACGACATCGCCGGAACCTATTCCATCGGGCGCAGCGAAAGCCCGCAGGCGGATGTTCTGCGCGCCCTCGGCCTAACCGTGACCCCCCTGCCCGAAGCGCTGCGCGGCGCGGTCACCCGCGTGTCGAACATGGACTTCATCTCGCGCGAGACGCTGAGCGCGGCCATCGCCGAGGACACGGTGATCCTTCTGGGCGCCGATGACAGCGACGTGGCCGCCTTCATGGCCGATCCGCTTCTGGCCAATCTGCCCGCCGTGCAGAAGGGGCAAGTCTATCCCATGGGGCTGTCCTCGTTCCGGGTGGATTACTATTCCGCGCTGGAGATGATCGCCACGCTGGAAACGGCGCTGACGGCCTGATGGCACCCGTGATCGGCAGGGGGCCGTTCCGGCACCGGGCGCTTTGTCTGATCGCCCTTGCGGCCCTCGTGGCGGTGGCGGCGCTGGCGGGGCTGGCGGTCGGCGCGCGGGCCATTCCCCCGGCCGAGATCTGGCGCGCCCTGACCGCCTTCGACCCGACCAACGACGCGCATATCATCCTGCGCCAATTGCGGGTGCCGCGCACGGTTCTGGGGATTCTGGCCGGGGCGGCCTTGGGCATCGCAGGGGCGGTGATGCAGGCGGTGACGCGCAATCCGCTGGCCGAACCGGGGCTTTTGGGGATCAATGCCGGGGCGGCGGTGGCCATCCTGATCGGGGTGACGGTGTTCGGATTGGACGGGATAGAGCAATATCTCTGGCTCGGCATCCTCGGTGCGGGGCTGGCGGGGATTGCGGTCTTCGTGCTGGGGCGTGGGCACGATGCCGGGGTCGATCCCGTGCGGCTGGTGCTGGCGGGGGCGGGCCTGTCGGTCATGCTCGGGGCGCTGGCGGGCATTCTGCTGATCAACGCCCCGCCCGAGGTGCACGAGGCCTTTCGCCAATGGGGCGCAGGTTCGGTCGCGGGGCGCGGCGGCGGCGTGATCCCGGCGCTCGGGGCCGCGCTTCTGGCGGGAGCGG
This DNA window, taken from Falsirhodobacter algicola, encodes the following:
- the fepB gene encoding Fe2+-enterobactin ABC transporter substrate-binding protein; the protein is MKRRQFLTSLSAIPVAMGALAARADQADWPRQTDHDRGVLTLKAAPGRIVSTSPSLTGLLLAIGAPLEASAATTVGRLTDESGFFRQWAEIAHARGVRTLYPNLDFDMEALLIAGPDLVVGSSTGADSLLPYLAEIEAQGLPTLVLDYSKTSWQSLARILGRATGHEAGADTAIAEFDRRAAQAAARLGPSGRAVSIVGYDIAGTYSIGRSESPQADVLRALGLTVTPLPEALRGAVTRVSNMDFISRETLSAAIAEDTVILLGADDSDVAAFMADPLLANLPAVQKGQVYPMGLSSFRVDYYSALEMIATLETALTA
- a CDS encoding FecCD family ABC transporter permease, whose product is MAPVIGRGPFRHRALCLIALAALVAVAALAGLAVGARAIPPAEIWRALTAFDPTNDAHIILRQLRVPRTVLGILAGAALGIAGAVMQAVTRNPLAEPGLLGINAGAAVAILIGVTVFGLDGIEQYLWLGILGAGLAGIAVFVLGRGHDAGVDPVRLVLAGAGLSVMLGALAGILLINAPPEVHEAFRQWGAGSVAGRGGGVIPALGAALLAGAALASFIAPGLNALALGREVGHALGARPLLTWSLACLCVMLLAGGATAAVGPIGFVGLVAPHLARLMAGADMRWILPFSAGIAALLLLLADILGRIVASPAEVAAGIIATIIGGPFFILGVRRFRMVRL